In Mangifera indica cultivar Alphonso chromosome 1, CATAS_Mindica_2.1, whole genome shotgun sequence, a single genomic region encodes these proteins:
- the LOC123193498 gene encoding lysM domain receptor-like kinase 4, which translates to MFKMASLILISVFCLLMLCFCSSIYAQQPYVGKATTACGIVNTSYSNSVLGYSCNGLHRNCKAYLIFRSLPPFNTVASISTLLNSDPSQLSQINGVSESATFATNWRVIVPVNCSCSGKYYQANTTHAIQHDDTYFVIANNTFQGLSTCHALEQQNIILTKNLYSGTRFTVPLRCACPTKNQSHVKVQYLLSYIVTWGDTISSISARYGVDTGRTLEANEISEEASTIYPFTTVLVPLQNLPTDAQTAEPPPPPPPPSSPPSSKSGSNGGSGKTWIYAVVGVLAGSALTLIFGGVVFFLLIRRSRREPVATVVSDGFEERVVPLNKNSDEESQEGLDVMSHIAQSLKVYDFKELQSATDNFSSSCWIKGSVYRGTINGDFAAIKKMNGDVSKEINLLNKINHSSLVHLSGVCFNEGNWYLVYEFADNGPLSDWIYDNRNEGKVLNWVQRIQIALDVAAGLEYLHSFTSPPHVHQDINSGNVLLDSDFRAKIANFSLARPTEGQEGQFALTRHIVGTKGFMAPEYLENGIVSTKLDVYAFGVLMLEILTGKEAAALYGEDNTYLSDALDVVLKDGHENLGHFIDPSMQGNYPSELAMTVIRLIESCLNKNAIHRPAMDEIVHSLSRILNASLTGELSNNISG; encoded by the coding sequence ATGTTCAAAATGGCTTCCCTTATTCTGATTTCTGTCTTTTGTCTGTTGATGCTATGTTTCTGTTCTTCAATTTATGCTCAGCAGCCTTATGTTGGAAAAGCTACAACAGCCTGCGGCATAGTGAATACTTCATATTCAAACTCTGTTCTTGGGTACTCCTGTAATGGCCTGCACAGGAATTGCAAAGCTTATCTTATCTTCAGATCTCTCCCTCCTTTCAACACTGTAGCTTCCATCTCCACACTCTTGAACTCTGATCCATCTCAGCTCTCTCAAATAAATGGAGTTTCTGAGAGTGCTACATTCGCAACAAATTGGCGGGTTATAGTTCCCGTAAACTGCTCTTGTTCAGGTAAGTATTACCAGGCAAACACCACTCATGCTATTCAGCACGATGACACCTATTTCGTTATAGCAAATAATACCTTCCAAGGATTGTCAACTTGCCATGCTCTGGAGCAACAAAACATTATTCTTACTAAGAATTTATATTCTGGTACAAGATTCACTGTTCCTCTTAGATGTGCCTGTCCCACGAAGAACCAATCTCATGTCAAAGTTCAGTATTTATTGAGCTACATAGTCACTTGGGGTGACACCATTTCTAGTATTAGTGCAAGATATGGTGTTGATACTGGAAGGACTCTTGAAGCTAATGAGATTTCTGAGGAAGCATCCACCATTTATCCCTTCACCACAGTACTAGTTCCCTTACAAAATTTGCCAACAGATGCTCAAACCGCAGAGCCGccgccaccgccaccacctccatCTTCACCCCCATCTTCTAAATCTGGCTCCAATGGAGGCTCAGGGAAAACTTGGATTTATGCCGTTGTAGGGGTTCTTGCAGGCAGTGCTCTTACATTGATCTTCGGTGGGGTAGTTTTCTTTCTGTTGATTCGCAGAAGTAGGAGGGAGCCTGTGGCAACTGTCGTCTCAGATGGCTTTGAGGAACGTGTAGTGccattaaacaaaaattcgGATGAAGAATCTCAGGAAGGTTTAGACGTTATGTCTCATATAGCTCAATCTCTGAAGGTGTACGATTTTAAAGAGCTTCAATCTGCAACAGATAATTTCAGCTCCAGTTGTTGGATTAAAGGATCTGTTTATCGTGGCACAATAAATGGTGATTTTGCTGCCATTAAGAAAATGAATGGAGATGTATCGAAGGAGATAAATTTATTGAACAAGATCAATCATTCTAGTCTAGTCCACCTATCTGGGGTTTGTTTCAATGAAGGAAATTGGTATTTGGTTTATGAGTTTGCTGACAATGGACCCTTGAGTGACTGGATTTATGACAACAGAAATGAAGGGAAAGTTTTAAATTGGGTACAAAGAATACAAATTGCATTGGATGTAGCCGCAGGACTTGAGTATCTGCATAGCTTCACCAGTCCTCCTCATGTTCACCAAGATATCAATAGCGGTAATGTTCTACTTGATAGTGATTTCAGGGCTAAAATAGCAAACTTTTCCCTAGCAAGGCCAACAGAGGGGCAGGAAGGTCAGTTTGCCTTGACAAGGCACATTGTAGGGACTAAAGGCTTCATGGCTCCTGAGTATCTTGAAAATGGTATAGTTTCCACAAAGCTTGATGTCTATGCATTTGGTGTTCTCATGCTGGAGATACTCACTGGGAAAGAAGCTGCTGCATTATATGGAGAAGATAATACGTATTTATCAGATGCCTTGGATGTTGTGCTTAAAGATGGGCACGAAAATTTGGGACACTTCATAGATCCCTCTATGCAGGGGAACTATCCTTCCGAACTTGCTATGACTGTGATCAGATTGATTGAAAGTTGCTTGAATAAAAATGCTATTCATCGTCCAGCCATGGATGAAATAGTGCATTCTCTCTCGAGAATCTTGAACGCTTCATTGACTGGGGAATTGTCAAACAACATCTCAGGCTAA
- the LOC123217152 gene encoding lysM domain receptor-like kinase 4, with protein MDNVLQIFFILSCFLLPNINAQQNYSSNSVLDCDKKDETGPSPAFLYSCNSEYQSCGAFMIFRAQPPYDTVSTISKLTSADPSELARLNDISSFTEVLPTDKEVIVPVNCSCSGQYYQANTSFTIPSIYDTYFTIANDTFQGLSTCNILMRENIYSATNLYPGLILQVPLRCACPTSNQTVNSTKFLVTYLVTWGDNVPDISMRFNVSKESIAYANGFTGDDPTLYPFTTILIPLPSEPSSSQTIIHRPPPSDSSAIVPTVSHKGSRKWVYIWTGIGISLLVLCFAVSIVLLHYKKKKDKASQINGAGKKKQDLPEGLLVDIASVDQGLKFFGHEELKMATENFSTENKISGSVYRGLLEGKTVAIKQMNKSISKEVNLLKKINHFNLISLCGACEHQGRFYLVYDFMENGSLSDWLQNKRHPEFASWYYRFQIALDVAHGLHYLHNCTNSGYVHKDISSSNVLLDKDLRAKVANFSLARSAVWEQSGYSSVRGSFGTKGYMAPEYMEYGLVTCEMDTYAFGVIILELLTGKEAVYLQNGKEVLLAEAASSIMEGRNAEANLGCLIDPNLQAKNKMQHAARMIKLSLACTAEEPESRPSMAEVVSSLMKIQLDVQRSEPLFLARG; from the coding sequence ATGGATAATGTTCTGCAGATTTTTTTCATACTCTCCTGCTTTTTATTGCCAAACATCAATGCTCAACAAAATTATTCAAGCAACTCAGTGTTGGACTGTGATAAAAAAGATGAAACAGGTCCATCTCCAGCTTTTCTTTACTCTTGTAATAGTGAATATCAATCCTGTGGAGCTTTTATGATCTTCAGAGCTCAACCTCCTTATGATACAGTCTCCACCATATCTAAACTCACATCTGCAGACCCATCAGAACTCGCTCGCCTCAACGATATCTCAAGTTTTACAGAAGTATTACCTACAGATAAAGAGGTGATTGTTCCTGTAAATTGTTCCTGTTCAGGTCAGTATTATCAGGCCAACACCTCTTTCACTATTCCCTCCATATATGACACTTATTTCACCATCGCAAATGACACTTTCCAGGGTCTTTCTACCTGTAATATTCTTATGCGTGAGAACATTTATAGTGCAACAAACTTATATCCTGGTTTGATTTTACAAGTACCACTGAGATGTGCTTGCCCCACAAGTAATCAAACTGTAAATAGCACCAAATTTCTTGTTACTTATTTAGTTACATGGGGGGATAATGTTCCTGATATTAGTATGAGATTTAATGTTAGTAAAGAAAGTATAGCTTATGCTAATGGGTTTACTGGAGATGATCCAACTTTATACCCCTTTACAACAATTCTTATTCCGCTGCCATCTGAACCTTCAAGCTCCCAAACCATAATTCACCGCCCTCCGCCATCCGATTCTTCTGCGATTGTTCCAACCGTTAGCCACAAGGGGTCAAGGAAATGGGTTTATATTTGGACTGGAATAGGAATTTCTCTGCTAGTCCTCTGCTTTGCTGTGTCTATAGTCTTATTgcattacaaaaagaaaaaagacaaggCTTCACAAATCAATGGAGCAGGAAAAAAGAAACAGGATTTACCTGAGGGCTTGCTGGTTGATATTGCTTCAGTTGATCAAGGGTTGAAATTCTTCGGACATGAAGAATTGAAAATGGCTACTGAAAATTTCAGCACTGAAAACAAGATAAGTGGCTCAGTTTATCGTGGGTTACTTGAAGGAAAAACAGTAGCAATAAAACAAATGAACAAAAGCATATCCAAGGAGGTGAATTTGCTGAAAAAAATCAACCACTTCAATCTGATAAGCCTCTGTGGAGCATGTGAGCACCAAGGGAGGTTTTACCTCGTTTATGATTTCATGGAGAACGGTTCTCTAAGCGATTGGCTCCAAAACAAGAGGCACCCTGAATTTGCGAGCTGGTATTATAGGTTTCAGATTGCTTTGGATGTTGCGCATGGGCTTCATTATCTTCATAACTGCACTAACTCTGGATATGTGCACAAGGACATAAGCAGTAGCAATGTTTTGCTCGATAAAGATTTAAGGGCTAAGGTTGCAAATTTCAGCCTTGCCCGTTCAGCTGTGTGGGAACAAAGTGGGTATTCATCTGTAAGGGGTTCTTTCGGGACAAAAGGCTACATGGCACCTGAGTATATGGAATATGGCTTGGTGACATGTGAGATGGATACATATGCCTTCGGAGTTATTATCCTAGAATTGCTTACAGGAAAAGAAGCAGTTTATTTGCAGAATGGAAAAGAAGTATTATTAGCTGAAGCAGCTTCTTCAATTATGGAAGGAAGAAATGCAGAAGCTAATCTTGGTTGCCTGATAGATCCCAATCTCCAAGCCAAAAACAAGATGCAACATGCTGCGCGTATGATAAAGTTAAGCCTAGCCTGCACGGCAGAAGAACCTGAAAGCAGACCCAGCATGGCTGAAGTGGTTTCGTCATTGATGAAGATTCAATTAGATGTACAAAGATCAGAACCTTTGTTTTTGGCGCGGGGTTAA
- the LOC123222369 gene encoding protein DA1-related 1-like isoform X1 has product MTLHSWELGAVSDRRFTRFSCFCRYFTCYNLAAGKSFPSCWQPLIMGWLTKLLKGSSHKGHYHGKNADDRIWNDPSDSVDNSSDIDKEELDYAIAISLSEVDHKGKKVIVSLIYLLENESDSEEDIQCIKSDSDEDEDEDGLFAKAQIEEAKRLAKAEQEEYERRAQQEEYERRAKAQLEEDEQLAKAIQESWSIETPPQDDTPNIFQPIPLFYPSGYRTCAGCNIEIGHGRYLSCMGAFWHPQCFRCYACNQPITDIEFSVSGSRPYHKHCYKEQHHPKCDVCHNFIPTNSSGLIEYRAHPFWFQKYCPSHEQDGTPRCCSCERMEPRDTRYILLDDGRKLCLECLDSAIMDTHECQPLYLEIQEFYEGLNMKVEQNIPLLLVERQALNEAMEGEKNGNHHLPETRGLCLSEEQTVTTVLRKPRVGAGYRFVDMITEPYRLVRRCEVTAILILHGLPRLLTGSILAHEMMHAWLRLKGYPNLKPEVEEGICQVLAHMWLESETYSGSNVASSSSSSSSSSSSSPPPLPASTKKGKRSDFEKKLGEYFKHQIESDLSPAYGGGFREGNKAVSTYGLRNTLEHIRLTGSFPC; this is encoded by the exons atgactCTGCATTCGTGGGAATTGGGTGCTGTATCTGATCGGAGATTCACCAGATTCTCTTGTTTCTGCAGATATTTTACTTGTTACAA CTTGGCTGCAGGCAAAAGTTTTCCATCTTGCTGGCAACCTCTCATCATGGGATGGCTCACCAAACTTCTGAAAGGTTCCAGTCATAAAGGTCATTATCATGGGAAAAATGCTGATGATAGAATTTGGAATGATCCTAGTGATTCAGTG GATAATTCATCCGATATTGACAAAGAAGAACTTGATTATGCTATTGCAATATCTCTTTCAGAAGTGGATCATAAGGGAAAAAAAGTGATTG tctcattaatttatttattagaaaatgaatCTGACTCGGAGGAAGACATACAATGTATTAAATCTGACtcggatgaagatgaagatgaagatggacTGTTTGCTAAAGCTCAAATAGAGGAAGCTAAGCGACTAGCTAAAGCTGAACAAGAGGAATATGAACGACGAGCTCAACAAGAGGAATATGAACGTCGAGCCAAAGCTCAACTAGAGGAGGATGAACAACTTGCAAAGGCCATTCAGGAAAGTTGGAGCATTGAGACTCCTCCTCAAGATGATACTCCAAATATATTTCAGCCTATTCCCTTATTTTATCCTTCTGGTTATAG GACCTGTGCTGGTTGCAATATTGAGATTGGTCATGGAAGATATTTAAGTTGCATGGGTGCTTTTTGGCATCCTCAATGCTTCCGTTGCTATGCTTGTAATCAACCAATTACAGATATCGAG TTTTCAGTTTCCGGGAGTCGTCCCTATCACAAACACTGCTATAAGGAGCAGCATCACCCAAAATGTGATGTCTGCCATAACTTT ATCCCAACAAATTCAAGCGGCCTTATTGAGTATAGAGCACATCCTTTCTGGTTTCAGAAGTACTGCCCCTCGCACGAGCAAGATGGGACTCCTCGGTGTTGCAGTTGTGAAAGAATGGAG CCGAGGGACACAAGATATATATTGCTTGATGATGGTCGAAAGTTGTGTTTGGAGTGTCTAGACTCTGCAATAATGGATACTCATGAATGCCAACCCCTTTACCTCGAAATACAAGAATTTTATGAAGGTTTAAATATGAAAGTGGAACAGAATATTCCATTACTTTTGGTTGAGAGACAGGCACTAAATGAGGCTATGGAGGGGGAAAAAAAT GGCAACCATCACTTACCTGAGACCAGAGGGCTTTGTTTATCGGAAGAGCAGACTGTTACCACT GTTTTAAGGAAACCAAGAGTTGGAGCAGGTTACCGGTTTGTAGACATGATAACAGAGCCTTATAGGCTAGTTCGTCGATGTGAAGTGACAGCAATTCTCATATTGCACGGTCTCCCCAG GTTATTAACAGGGTCAATCCTGGCTCATGAAATGATGCATGCTTGGCTTCGTCTGAAAG GTTATCCCAATTTGAAACCAGAAGTTGAAGAAGGTATATGTCAGGTGTTGGCTCATATGTGGCTGGAGTCTGAAACTTATTCCGGCTCCAATGTtgcatcatcatcttcatcctcttcatcatcatcatcatcatcaccaccaCCATTGCCTGCGTCAACTAAGAAGGGTAAACGGTCAGACTTTGAGAAGAAACTTGGTGAATATTTTAAACACCAGATTGAGTCAGATTTGTCACCAGCTTATGGAGGTGGATTCAGAGAAGGTAACAAGGCAGTGAGCACGTATGGCCTCAGAAACACTCTGGAACACATCCGTCTCACTGGAAGTTTTCCTTGTTGA
- the LOC123222369 gene encoding protein DA1-related 1-like isoform X4, translating to MGWLTKLLKGSSHKGHYHGKNADDRIWNDPSDSVDNSSDIDKEELDYAIAISLSEVDHKGKKVIENESDSEEDIQCIKSDSDEDEDEDGLFAKAQIEEAKRLAKAEQEEYERRAQQEEYERRAKAQLEEDEQLAKAIQESWSIETPPQDDTPNIFQPIPLFYPSGYRTCAGCNIEIGHGRYLSCMGAFWHPQCFRCYACNQPITDIEFSVSGSRPYHKHCYKEQHHPKCDVCHNFIPTNSSGLIEYRAHPFWFQKYCPSHEQDGTPRCCSCERMEPRDTRYILLDDGRKLCLECLDSAIMDTHECQPLYLEIQEFYEGLNMKVEQNIPLLLVERQALNEAMEGEKNGNHHLPETRGLCLSEEQTVTTVLRKPRVGAGYRFVDMITEPYRLVRRCEVTAILILHGLPRLLTGSILAHEMMHAWLRLKGYPNLKPEVEEGICQVLAHMWLESETYSGSNVASSSSSSSSSSSSSPPPLPASTKKGKRSDFEKKLGEYFKHQIESDLSPAYGGGFREGNKAVSTYGLRNTLEHIRLTGSFPC from the exons ATGGGATGGCTCACCAAACTTCTGAAAGGTTCCAGTCATAAAGGTCATTATCATGGGAAAAATGCTGATGATAGAATTTGGAATGATCCTAGTGATTCAGTG GATAATTCATCCGATATTGACAAAGAAGAACTTGATTATGCTATTGCAATATCTCTTTCAGAAGTGGATCATAAGGGAAAAAAAGTGATTG aaaatgaatCTGACTCGGAGGAAGACATACAATGTATTAAATCTGACtcggatgaagatgaagatgaagatggacTGTTTGCTAAAGCTCAAATAGAGGAAGCTAAGCGACTAGCTAAAGCTGAACAAGAGGAATATGAACGACGAGCTCAACAAGAGGAATATGAACGTCGAGCCAAAGCTCAACTAGAGGAGGATGAACAACTTGCAAAGGCCATTCAGGAAAGTTGGAGCATTGAGACTCCTCCTCAAGATGATACTCCAAATATATTTCAGCCTATTCCCTTATTTTATCCTTCTGGTTATAG GACCTGTGCTGGTTGCAATATTGAGATTGGTCATGGAAGATATTTAAGTTGCATGGGTGCTTTTTGGCATCCTCAATGCTTCCGTTGCTATGCTTGTAATCAACCAATTACAGATATCGAG TTTTCAGTTTCCGGGAGTCGTCCCTATCACAAACACTGCTATAAGGAGCAGCATCACCCAAAATGTGATGTCTGCCATAACTTT ATCCCAACAAATTCAAGCGGCCTTATTGAGTATAGAGCACATCCTTTCTGGTTTCAGAAGTACTGCCCCTCGCACGAGCAAGATGGGACTCCTCGGTGTTGCAGTTGTGAAAGAATGGAG CCGAGGGACACAAGATATATATTGCTTGATGATGGTCGAAAGTTGTGTTTGGAGTGTCTAGACTCTGCAATAATGGATACTCATGAATGCCAACCCCTTTACCTCGAAATACAAGAATTTTATGAAGGTTTAAATATGAAAGTGGAACAGAATATTCCATTACTTTTGGTTGAGAGACAGGCACTAAATGAGGCTATGGAGGGGGAAAAAAAT GGCAACCATCACTTACCTGAGACCAGAGGGCTTTGTTTATCGGAAGAGCAGACTGTTACCACT GTTTTAAGGAAACCAAGAGTTGGAGCAGGTTACCGGTTTGTAGACATGATAACAGAGCCTTATAGGCTAGTTCGTCGATGTGAAGTGACAGCAATTCTCATATTGCACGGTCTCCCCAG GTTATTAACAGGGTCAATCCTGGCTCATGAAATGATGCATGCTTGGCTTCGTCTGAAAG GTTATCCCAATTTGAAACCAGAAGTTGAAGAAGGTATATGTCAGGTGTTGGCTCATATGTGGCTGGAGTCTGAAACTTATTCCGGCTCCAATGTtgcatcatcatcttcatcctcttcatcatcatcatcatcatcaccaccaCCATTGCCTGCGTCAACTAAGAAGGGTAAACGGTCAGACTTTGAGAAGAAACTTGGTGAATATTTTAAACACCAGATTGAGTCAGATTTGTCACCAGCTTATGGAGGTGGATTCAGAGAAGGTAACAAGGCAGTGAGCACGTATGGCCTCAGAAACACTCTGGAACACATCCGTCTCACTGGAAGTTTTCCTTGTTGA
- the LOC123222369 gene encoding protein DA1-related 1-like isoform X2 has translation MTLHSWELGAVSDRRFTRFSCFCRYFTCYNLAAGKSFPSCWQPLIMGWLTKLLKGSSHKGHYHGKNADDRIWNDPSDSVDNSSDIDKEELDYAIAISLSEVDHKGKKVIENESDSEEDIQCIKSDSDEDEDEDGLFAKAQIEEAKRLAKAEQEEYERRAQQEEYERRAKAQLEEDEQLAKAIQESWSIETPPQDDTPNIFQPIPLFYPSGYRTCAGCNIEIGHGRYLSCMGAFWHPQCFRCYACNQPITDIEFSVSGSRPYHKHCYKEQHHPKCDVCHNFIPTNSSGLIEYRAHPFWFQKYCPSHEQDGTPRCCSCERMEPRDTRYILLDDGRKLCLECLDSAIMDTHECQPLYLEIQEFYEGLNMKVEQNIPLLLVERQALNEAMEGEKNGNHHLPETRGLCLSEEQTVTTVLRKPRVGAGYRFVDMITEPYRLVRRCEVTAILILHGLPRLLTGSILAHEMMHAWLRLKGYPNLKPEVEEGICQVLAHMWLESETYSGSNVASSSSSSSSSSSSSPPPLPASTKKGKRSDFEKKLGEYFKHQIESDLSPAYGGGFREGNKAVSTYGLRNTLEHIRLTGSFPC, from the exons atgactCTGCATTCGTGGGAATTGGGTGCTGTATCTGATCGGAGATTCACCAGATTCTCTTGTTTCTGCAGATATTTTACTTGTTACAA CTTGGCTGCAGGCAAAAGTTTTCCATCTTGCTGGCAACCTCTCATCATGGGATGGCTCACCAAACTTCTGAAAGGTTCCAGTCATAAAGGTCATTATCATGGGAAAAATGCTGATGATAGAATTTGGAATGATCCTAGTGATTCAGTG GATAATTCATCCGATATTGACAAAGAAGAACTTGATTATGCTATTGCAATATCTCTTTCAGAAGTGGATCATAAGGGAAAAAAAGTGATTG aaaatgaatCTGACTCGGAGGAAGACATACAATGTATTAAATCTGACtcggatgaagatgaagatgaagatggacTGTTTGCTAAAGCTCAAATAGAGGAAGCTAAGCGACTAGCTAAAGCTGAACAAGAGGAATATGAACGACGAGCTCAACAAGAGGAATATGAACGTCGAGCCAAAGCTCAACTAGAGGAGGATGAACAACTTGCAAAGGCCATTCAGGAAAGTTGGAGCATTGAGACTCCTCCTCAAGATGATACTCCAAATATATTTCAGCCTATTCCCTTATTTTATCCTTCTGGTTATAG GACCTGTGCTGGTTGCAATATTGAGATTGGTCATGGAAGATATTTAAGTTGCATGGGTGCTTTTTGGCATCCTCAATGCTTCCGTTGCTATGCTTGTAATCAACCAATTACAGATATCGAG TTTTCAGTTTCCGGGAGTCGTCCCTATCACAAACACTGCTATAAGGAGCAGCATCACCCAAAATGTGATGTCTGCCATAACTTT ATCCCAACAAATTCAAGCGGCCTTATTGAGTATAGAGCACATCCTTTCTGGTTTCAGAAGTACTGCCCCTCGCACGAGCAAGATGGGACTCCTCGGTGTTGCAGTTGTGAAAGAATGGAG CCGAGGGACACAAGATATATATTGCTTGATGATGGTCGAAAGTTGTGTTTGGAGTGTCTAGACTCTGCAATAATGGATACTCATGAATGCCAACCCCTTTACCTCGAAATACAAGAATTTTATGAAGGTTTAAATATGAAAGTGGAACAGAATATTCCATTACTTTTGGTTGAGAGACAGGCACTAAATGAGGCTATGGAGGGGGAAAAAAAT GGCAACCATCACTTACCTGAGACCAGAGGGCTTTGTTTATCGGAAGAGCAGACTGTTACCACT GTTTTAAGGAAACCAAGAGTTGGAGCAGGTTACCGGTTTGTAGACATGATAACAGAGCCTTATAGGCTAGTTCGTCGATGTGAAGTGACAGCAATTCTCATATTGCACGGTCTCCCCAG GTTATTAACAGGGTCAATCCTGGCTCATGAAATGATGCATGCTTGGCTTCGTCTGAAAG GTTATCCCAATTTGAAACCAGAAGTTGAAGAAGGTATATGTCAGGTGTTGGCTCATATGTGGCTGGAGTCTGAAACTTATTCCGGCTCCAATGTtgcatcatcatcttcatcctcttcatcatcatcatcatcatcaccaccaCCATTGCCTGCGTCAACTAAGAAGGGTAAACGGTCAGACTTTGAGAAGAAACTTGGTGAATATTTTAAACACCAGATTGAGTCAGATTTGTCACCAGCTTATGGAGGTGGATTCAGAGAAGGTAACAAGGCAGTGAGCACGTATGGCCTCAGAAACACTCTGGAACACATCCGTCTCACTGGAAGTTTTCCTTGTTGA
- the LOC123222369 gene encoding protein DA1-related 1-like isoform X3, with product MGWLTKLLKGSSHKGHYHGKNADDRIWNDPSDSVDNSSDIDKEELDYAIAISLSEVDHKGKKVIVSLIYLLENESDSEEDIQCIKSDSDEDEDEDGLFAKAQIEEAKRLAKAEQEEYERRAQQEEYERRAKAQLEEDEQLAKAIQESWSIETPPQDDTPNIFQPIPLFYPSGYRTCAGCNIEIGHGRYLSCMGAFWHPQCFRCYACNQPITDIEFSVSGSRPYHKHCYKEQHHPKCDVCHNFIPTNSSGLIEYRAHPFWFQKYCPSHEQDGTPRCCSCERMEPRDTRYILLDDGRKLCLECLDSAIMDTHECQPLYLEIQEFYEGLNMKVEQNIPLLLVERQALNEAMEGEKNGNHHLPETRGLCLSEEQTVTTVLRKPRVGAGYRFVDMITEPYRLVRRCEVTAILILHGLPRLLTGSILAHEMMHAWLRLKGYPNLKPEVEEGICQVLAHMWLESETYSGSNVASSSSSSSSSSSSSPPPLPASTKKGKRSDFEKKLGEYFKHQIESDLSPAYGGGFREGNKAVSTYGLRNTLEHIRLTGSFPC from the exons ATGGGATGGCTCACCAAACTTCTGAAAGGTTCCAGTCATAAAGGTCATTATCATGGGAAAAATGCTGATGATAGAATTTGGAATGATCCTAGTGATTCAGTG GATAATTCATCCGATATTGACAAAGAAGAACTTGATTATGCTATTGCAATATCTCTTTCAGAAGTGGATCATAAGGGAAAAAAAGTGATTG tctcattaatttatttattagaaaatgaatCTGACTCGGAGGAAGACATACAATGTATTAAATCTGACtcggatgaagatgaagatgaagatggacTGTTTGCTAAAGCTCAAATAGAGGAAGCTAAGCGACTAGCTAAAGCTGAACAAGAGGAATATGAACGACGAGCTCAACAAGAGGAATATGAACGTCGAGCCAAAGCTCAACTAGAGGAGGATGAACAACTTGCAAAGGCCATTCAGGAAAGTTGGAGCATTGAGACTCCTCCTCAAGATGATACTCCAAATATATTTCAGCCTATTCCCTTATTTTATCCTTCTGGTTATAG GACCTGTGCTGGTTGCAATATTGAGATTGGTCATGGAAGATATTTAAGTTGCATGGGTGCTTTTTGGCATCCTCAATGCTTCCGTTGCTATGCTTGTAATCAACCAATTACAGATATCGAG TTTTCAGTTTCCGGGAGTCGTCCCTATCACAAACACTGCTATAAGGAGCAGCATCACCCAAAATGTGATGTCTGCCATAACTTT ATCCCAACAAATTCAAGCGGCCTTATTGAGTATAGAGCACATCCTTTCTGGTTTCAGAAGTACTGCCCCTCGCACGAGCAAGATGGGACTCCTCGGTGTTGCAGTTGTGAAAGAATGGAG CCGAGGGACACAAGATATATATTGCTTGATGATGGTCGAAAGTTGTGTTTGGAGTGTCTAGACTCTGCAATAATGGATACTCATGAATGCCAACCCCTTTACCTCGAAATACAAGAATTTTATGAAGGTTTAAATATGAAAGTGGAACAGAATATTCCATTACTTTTGGTTGAGAGACAGGCACTAAATGAGGCTATGGAGGGGGAAAAAAAT GGCAACCATCACTTACCTGAGACCAGAGGGCTTTGTTTATCGGAAGAGCAGACTGTTACCACT GTTTTAAGGAAACCAAGAGTTGGAGCAGGTTACCGGTTTGTAGACATGATAACAGAGCCTTATAGGCTAGTTCGTCGATGTGAAGTGACAGCAATTCTCATATTGCACGGTCTCCCCAG GTTATTAACAGGGTCAATCCTGGCTCATGAAATGATGCATGCTTGGCTTCGTCTGAAAG GTTATCCCAATTTGAAACCAGAAGTTGAAGAAGGTATATGTCAGGTGTTGGCTCATATGTGGCTGGAGTCTGAAACTTATTCCGGCTCCAATGTtgcatcatcatcttcatcctcttcatcatcatcatcatcatcaccaccaCCATTGCCTGCGTCAACTAAGAAGGGTAAACGGTCAGACTTTGAGAAGAAACTTGGTGAATATTTTAAACACCAGATTGAGTCAGATTTGTCACCAGCTTATGGAGGTGGATTCAGAGAAGGTAACAAGGCAGTGAGCACGTATGGCCTCAGAAACACTCTGGAACACATCCGTCTCACTGGAAGTTTTCCTTGTTGA